In a single window of the Sediminicoccus sp. KRV36 genome:
- a CDS encoding ABC transporter ATP-binding protein — MSDTILETEGLTKEFRGFLAVQGVNLRVRRGTIHGLIGPNGAGKTTCFNLLTKFLIPTRGKITYDGRDITNMKPAEVARLGLVRSFQISAVFPNLTVLENVRLALQRARGNSFDFWRSDSILKQFDGRGRELLEDVGLTEYAEVQAGSLPYGRKRALEIATTLALEPTMMLLDEPTAGMTHEDVDRIVALVKRVSKGRTVLLVEHNLKVVEGLCDTITVLARGEVLAEGDYMAVSRNPDVQAAYLGTDPASVGVPESAIHG; from the coding sequence GTGAGCGATACGATCCTTGAAACGGAAGGCCTGACGAAGGAGTTCCGCGGCTTTCTCGCGGTGCAGGGCGTCAACCTCCGGGTCCGGCGCGGCACGATCCACGGGCTGATCGGCCCGAATGGCGCGGGCAAGACCACCTGCTTCAACCTGCTCACCAAATTCCTGATCCCGACACGCGGCAAGATCACCTATGACGGGCGCGACATCACCAACATGAAGCCGGCCGAAGTGGCCCGGCTAGGACTTGTCCGGTCGTTTCAGATTTCCGCCGTCTTTCCGAACCTGACCGTGCTGGAGAATGTCCGCCTTGCGCTGCAACGCGCGCGCGGCAACAGCTTCGATTTCTGGCGCTCCGATTCCATTCTCAAGCAATTTGACGGCCGCGGGCGGGAATTGCTCGAGGATGTGGGCCTCACCGAATATGCCGAGGTCCAGGCGGGATCGCTGCCTTACGGCCGCAAGCGCGCGCTGGAAATCGCCACCACCCTCGCCCTGGAACCTACCATGATGCTGCTGGACGAGCCCACGGCCGGCATGACGCATGAGGATGTGGACCGCATCGTGGCACTGGTGAAGCGCGTTTCCAAGGGCCGCACCGTGCTGCTGGTGGAACACAATCTCAAGGTCGTCGAAGGGCTTTGCGACACCATCACCGTCCTCGCCCGGGGCGAGGTTCTGGCCGAGGGAGACTACATGGCCGTCAGCCGAAATCCCGATGTGCAGGCCGCCTATCTCGGCACCGATCCCGCCTCGGTTGGCGTGCCGGAGAGCGCCATCCATGGCTGA
- a CDS encoding ABC transporter ATP-binding protein has protein sequence MAEPLLKVEGLEAWYGESHVLHGVGLEIREGEVITLLGRNGAGKTSTLRAIMGLVGRRAGSIRFEGQETIGLRSDLIARAGIAYCPEERGIFASLDVTENLMLPPIIRPGGLSIEEIHTLFPNLKERARSPGTKLSGGEQQMLAIGRILRTGARLLLLDEPSEGLAPVIVQQIGRTIRELKTRGFTVLLVEQNFRFAQTVADRHYVMEHGRVVDMVPNSELMSSLDRLHEYLGV, from the coding sequence ATGGCTGAGCCGCTGCTGAAGGTTGAGGGCCTGGAGGCCTGGTACGGCGAGAGCCATGTGCTGCACGGCGTGGGCCTTGAAATCCGCGAGGGCGAGGTGATCACCCTGCTCGGCCGCAATGGCGCGGGCAAGACGTCCACCCTGCGGGCCATCATGGGCCTGGTGGGCCGCCGCGCCGGCTCCATCCGCTTCGAGGGGCAGGAGACGATCGGCCTGCGCTCGGACCTCATCGCCCGTGCCGGCATCGCCTATTGCCCGGAGGAGCGCGGCATCTTCGCCTCGCTCGATGTCACGGAAAACCTCATGCTGCCGCCGATCATCCGGCCGGGCGGGCTCTCCATCGAGGAAATCCACACGCTGTTTCCCAATCTGAAAGAGCGCGCGCGCAGCCCCGGCACCAAGCTTTCGGGCGGCGAGCAGCAGATGCTGGCCATCGGGCGCATCCTGCGCACCGGCGCCAGGCTGTTGCTGCTGGATGAGCCGAGCGAGGGCCTGGCCCCCGTGATCGTCCAGCAGATCGGCCGCACCATCCGGGAGCTCAAGACGCGCGGCTTTACCGTGCTGCTGGTCGAGCAGAATTTCCGCTTCGCGCAGACCGTGGCGGACCGGCACTACGTCATGGAGCATGGCCGCGTGGTGGATATGGTGCCCAATTCGGAGCTCATGTCCTCGCTCGACCGGCTGCATGAATACCTGGGCGTTTGA
- a CDS encoding ABC transporter substrate-binding protein codes for MTESTRRSLMGAAAAAPLLAMPLSARAQAANTIRVGVLTDLSGTFRDLNGPNTVAATRLAAQEFAGRGFNVEVVVADHQNRPDVGVNIARQWFDRENVDVVTSLAASSVALAVADVARERNKVAIATSTATSDLTGRACNPNTIHWVYDTYMLAKTSGGATVRAGGDTWFFMTADYAFGHALERDTSAFVRAAGGRVVGSVRTPFPGTTDFSSFLLQAQASRAKVIGLANAGVDTINSIKQAAEFGITRRGVKIASLLLFITDVHALGLEVAQGLVCANTFYWDANDQTRGLTRRIRAIAGGDTPVAMSHAGDYAGTLHYLKTVADMGVAAAKASGRATVERMKAMPTQDDAFGAGSIRADGRKLHPAFLYEVKSPAESRHQHDYYKLLQTSTAEEAFRPLAEGGCSLIRP; via the coding sequence ATGACCGAGAGCACTCGCCGCAGCTTGATGGGCGCGGCGGCCGCAGCGCCGCTTCTGGCCATGCCGCTTTCCGCCCGGGCGCAGGCCGCCAACACCATCCGGGTTGGCGTGCTGACCGATCTCTCCGGCACCTTCCGCGACCTGAACGGGCCGAACACCGTGGCCGCCACGCGGCTTGCCGCGCAGGAATTCGCCGGCCGCGGCTTCAATGTGGAAGTGGTGGTCGCCGACCACCAGAACCGCCCCGATGTCGGTGTGAACATCGCCCGCCAATGGTTCGACCGCGAGAATGTGGATGTGGTGACCAGCCTCGCTGCCTCCTCCGTGGCGCTGGCCGTGGCCGATGTCGCCCGCGAACGCAACAAGGTGGCCATCGCGACCTCGACCGCGACCTCGGACCTGACCGGTCGCGCCTGCAATCCCAATACCATCCACTGGGTCTATGACACCTACATGCTGGCCAAGACCAGCGGTGGCGCCACGGTGCGCGCAGGCGGCGATACCTGGTTCTTCATGACCGCTGACTACGCCTTCGGCCATGCGCTGGAGCGCGATACCTCGGCCTTCGTGCGCGCTGCCGGCGGCCGCGTGGTCGGCAGCGTGCGCACGCCGTTTCCGGGCACGACGGATTTCAGCTCCTTCCTGCTCCAGGCCCAGGCCAGCCGCGCCAAGGTCATCGGCCTGGCCAATGCCGGGGTGGATACCATCAACTCCATCAAGCAGGCGGCCGAATTCGGCATCACCCGGCGCGGCGTAAAGATCGCCTCGCTGCTGCTCTTCATCACCGATGTCCATGCATTGGGGCTGGAAGTGGCGCAGGGCCTGGTCTGCGCGAACACCTTTTACTGGGACGCGAATGACCAGACCCGCGGATTGACGCGGCGCATCCGCGCCATCGCCGGCGGCGACACGCCGGTGGCGATGAGCCATGCGGGCGACTATGCCGGCACGCTGCACTATCTCAAGACGGTCGCCGATATGGGCGTGGCCGCGGCCAAGGCGAGCGGCCGCGCGACGGTCGAACGCATGAAGGCGATGCCGACGCAGGATGACGCCTTTGGCGCAGGCAGCATCCGCGCCGATGGACGCAAGCTGCATCCGGCCTTCCTCTATGAGGTGAAGTCGCCGGCCGAAAGCCGCCACCAGCATGACTACTATAAGCTCTTGCAGACCTCGACGGCGGAGGAGGCTTTCCGCCCCCTCGCCGAGGGCGGCTGCAGCCTGATCCGCCCCTGA
- a CDS encoding ABC transporter substrate-binding protein yields the protein MTETSRRSLIGAAATAPVWGALPFRSARAQAANTIKIGVLNDQSGTYRDLSGPGSTQAVRLAIQESGITQRGINVEVVQADHQNRPDVGSTVVRQWIDRDGVDLVMDVPTSSVALAVNTIVREKNKIFISSGAASSDLTGSACSPNTIHWTYDTWMLARSTGGAMVRAGGQTWFFITADYAFGHALERDTGEFVRTAGGRVLGQVRTPFPGTTDFSSFLLQAQSSRAQVVGLANAGGDTINTIKQAAEFGLTRGGRVKLAGLLVFITDVHSLGLQTAQGLVLTETFYWDLNDKTRAFTTRMGAMPGNIKPSMVQAGCYSGALHYLKAVGEMGIAAAKAGGVEVVNRMKAMPTDDDAFGPGSIRPDGRKLHPSYLFEVKAPAESRAPWDYYKLLGTTSAEDSFRPVTAGGCALIRS from the coding sequence ATGACCGAAACCAGCCGCCGCAGTCTGATCGGCGCCGCCGCCACCGCCCCCGTCTGGGGCGCGCTTCCCTTCCGCTCGGCGCGTGCCCAGGCGGCCAATACCATCAAGATCGGCGTGTTGAACGACCAGTCGGGCACCTACCGGGACCTCTCCGGCCCGGGCTCGACCCAGGCGGTGCGCCTTGCCATCCAGGAAAGCGGCATCACCCAGCGCGGCATCAATGTCGAGGTCGTGCAGGCGGACCACCAGAACCGCCCCGATGTGGGCAGCACCGTGGTGCGCCAATGGATTGACCGCGACGGCGTGGACCTGGTCATGGACGTGCCGACGAGTTCGGTCGCACTCGCCGTCAACACGATCGTGCGCGAGAAGAACAAGATCTTCATCAGCTCGGGCGCCGCAAGCTCGGATCTGACGGGCAGCGCCTGCTCGCCCAATACCATCCATTGGACCTATGACACCTGGATGCTGGCGCGCAGCACCGGCGGCGCCATGGTGCGCGCGGGCGGCCAGACCTGGTTCTTCATCACGGCGGATTACGCCTTCGGCCATGCGCTGGAGCGCGATACCGGAGAATTCGTCCGCACGGCCGGCGGCCGGGTGCTGGGCCAGGTGCGCACGCCCTTCCCGGGGACGACCGACTTCTCCTCCTTCCTGCTCCAGGCGCAATCATCCCGCGCGCAGGTGGTCGGGCTAGCCAATGCGGGCGGTGACACCATCAACACCATCAAGCAGGCGGCGGAATTCGGCCTGACGCGCGGCGGCCGCGTAAAGCTGGCCGGATTGCTCGTCTTCATCACGGATGTGCATTCGCTCGGCCTGCAGACGGCGCAGGGGCTGGTGCTGACCGAGACCTTCTACTGGGATCTGAACGACAAGACGCGCGCCTTCACGACACGGATGGGCGCCATGCCGGGCAACATCAAGCCCTCCATGGTGCAGGCCGGCTGCTATTCCGGCGCGCTGCATTACCTGAAGGCCGTGGGCGAGATGGGGATCGCCGCCGCCAAGGCCGGCGGGGTCGAGGTGGTGAACCGCATGAAGGCCATGCCGACCGATGATGACGCCTTCGGCCCGGGCAGCATCCGCCCCGATGGCCGCAAGCTGCATCCCTCCTATCTGTTCGAGGTGAAGGCGCCGGCCGAAAGCCGCGCGCCGTGGGATTACTACAAGCTGCTGGGCACGACCTCCGCCGAGGACAGCTTCCGCCCCGTGACCGCCGGGGGCTGCGCATTGATCCGCAGCTGA
- a CDS encoding ABC transporter substrate-binding protein, whose translation MSNVNRRSLIGGAAATAAFGALPSWQARAQAANTVKIGVLNDQSGLYRDVNGPGSVSCVRQAIQDSGVTARGINVEVVVGDHQNRPDVGATITRQWFDRDNVDLLLDVPTSSVALAVNQIAREKNKIHINSSGATSDLTGAQCTPNTIHWTYDTYMLAKSTGGAMVRAGGDTWFFLTADYAFGHALERDTSNFVRAAGGRVLGAVRTPFPGTDFSGFLVQAQASRAKVIGLANAGGDTINSIKQAAEFGIMRRGTKLAALLMFISDVHSLGLETAQGLVCTETFYWDLNDRTRAFTRRVLPSMPQQLRPGMAQAGCYSAVMHYLKTVAEMGVPAARASGVETVNRMKAQPTDDDAMGQGMIRPDGRRIQPSYLLEVKSPRESTGPWDYYKLLGTTPADEAFRPLAEGNCAFLRT comes from the coding sequence ATGTCCAATGTGAATCGCCGCAGCCTGATCGGTGGCGCCGCCGCCACCGCCGCCTTCGGCGCCCTGCCCAGCTGGCAGGCGCGCGCCCAGGCCGCGAACACCGTCAAGATCGGCGTGCTGAACGACCAGTCCGGCCTGTATCGCGATGTGAACGGCCCGGGCTCCGTCTCCTGCGTGCGCCAGGCCATCCAGGATTCCGGCGTCACCGCGCGCGGCATCAATGTCGAGGTCGTGGTGGGTGACCACCAGAACCGCCCCGATGTCGGCGCCACCATCACCCGGCAATGGTTCGACCGGGACAATGTGGACCTGCTGCTGGATGTGCCGACCTCCTCGGTGGCGTTGGCGGTGAACCAGATCGCGCGTGAGAAGAACAAGATCCACATCAACTCCTCGGGCGCCACCTCGGATCTGACGGGCGCGCAATGCACGCCGAACACGATCCATTGGACCTATGACACCTACATGCTCGCCAAGAGCACGGGCGGCGCCATGGTGCGCGCGGGCGGGGATACCTGGTTCTTCCTGACCGCCGACTACGCCTTCGGCCATGCGCTGGAGCGCGATACCTCCAACTTCGTGCGCGCTGCCGGTGGCCGCGTGCTGGGTGCGGTGCGCACGCCCTTCCCGGGCACGGATTTCTCGGGCTTCCTGGTGCAGGCGCAGGCTAGCCGGGCCAAGGTCATCGGCCTTGCCAATGCAGGTGGCGATACCATCAACTCCATCAAGCAGGCGGCCGAATTCGGCATCATGCGGCGCGGCACCAAACTCGCCGCATTGCTGATGTTCATCAGCGACGTGCATTCGCTGGGCCTCGAAACCGCCCAGGGCCTGGTTTGCACCGAGACCTTCTACTGGGATCTGAATGACCGCACCCGCGCCTTCACCCGGCGCGTCCTGCCCTCCATGCCGCAGCAATTGCGGCCGGGCATGGCGCAGGCCGGCTGCTACTCGGCCGTCATGCATTACCTGAAGACGGTGGCCGAGATGGGCGTGCCGGCAGCCCGCGCGAGCGGCGTGGAGACGGTGAACCGCATGAAGGCGCAGCCGACGGATGATGATGCGATGGGCCAGGGCATGATCCGCCCGGATGGCCGCCGCATCCAGCCCTCCTATCTGCTGGAGGTGAAATCCCCGCGCGAGAGCACCGGCCCCTGGGACTACTACAAGCTGCTCGGCACCACCCCGGCCGATGAGGCGTTCCGCCCTCTCGCCGAGGGCAATTGCGCCTTCCTCCGCACCTGA
- a CDS encoding ABC transporter substrate-binding protein: protein MTEINRRSLIAGTAALGALPSWKARAQAANTIRIGVLNDQSGPYRDLSGPYGVQCTLQAVQEFGNRGFNVEVVNADHQNRPDVGVNIARQWYDQGVDMIIDVPTSSVGLAVNGVAREKNKAYVNTGSATSDLTGAQCSPNTVHWMYDTYMLAKSTGAAMVRAGGDSWFFITADYAFGHALERDTGNFVRSAGGRVVGSVRYPFPATTDFSSFLLQAQSARPKVIGFANAGADLINSIKQAAEFGVTRRGIKLAALLMFLPDVHSIGLATAQGLVLTESFYWDLNDRTRALTQRLQPRLRDQVPNMASVANYSGALHYLKAVADMGVPAAKASGVDVINRMKAMPCDDDAFGPGTIRADGRKLCPSYLFEVKAPAESRGRWDYYKLIGTTPAEEAFRPLADGNCAFLRT from the coding sequence ATGACCGAAATCAACCGCCGCAGCCTGATCGCAGGCACCGCTGCCCTCGGCGCCCTGCCGAGCTGGAAGGCGCGCGCCCAGGCCGCCAACACCATCCGCATCGGCGTGCTGAACGATCAGTCCGGCCCCTATCGCGATTTGTCGGGCCCCTATGGCGTGCAATGCACGCTGCAGGCGGTGCAGGAATTCGGCAATCGCGGCTTCAACGTCGAAGTCGTGAATGCCGACCACCAGAACCGCCCCGATGTGGGCGTGAATATCGCCCGGCAATGGTATGACCAGGGCGTGGACATGATCATTGACGTGCCGACCTCCTCGGTCGGTCTCGCGGTCAACGGTGTCGCGCGCGAGAAGAACAAGGCCTACGTCAACACAGGCTCCGCCACCTCCGATCTCACGGGCGCGCAGTGCAGCCCGAACACCGTGCATTGGATGTACGACACCTACATGCTGGCCAAGTCCACCGGGGCCGCCATGGTGCGTGCCGGCGGCGACAGCTGGTTCTTCATCACGGCCGACTACGCCTTCGGCCATGCGCTGGAGCGCGATACCGGCAATTTCGTCCGCAGCGCGGGCGGCCGAGTGGTGGGCAGCGTGCGCTATCCCTTCCCCGCGACGACCGACTTCTCCTCCTTCCTGCTCCAGGCGCAGTCGGCCCGGCCGAAGGTCATCGGCTTCGCCAATGCCGGGGCAGACCTGATCAACAGCATCAAGCAGGCGGCGGAGTTCGGCGTGACGCGGCGCGGCATCAAGCTCGCCGCGCTGCTGATGTTCCTGCCCGATGTGCATTCCATCGGCCTGGCAACGGCCCAGGGCCTGGTGCTGACCGAGAGCTTCTACTGGGATCTGAATGACCGCACCCGCGCCCTGACCCAGCGCCTGCAACCCCGCCTCAGGGACCAGGTGCCGAACATGGCTTCGGTCGCCAATTACTCGGGTGCGCTGCATTACCTGAAGGCGGTGGCCGATATGGGCGTGCCGGCGGCCAAGGCCTCGGGCGTGGATGTCATCAACCGCATGAAGGCGATGCCCTGCGATGATGACGCATTCGGCCCGGGCACCATCCGCGCCGATGGGCGCAAGCTCTGCCCCTCCTATCTGTTCGAGGTCAAGGCGCCCGCCGAAAGCCGCGGCCGATGGGATTACTACAAGCTGATCGGCACCACGCCGGCGGAAGAAGCCTTCCGCCCGCTGGCCGATGGCAACTGCGCCTTCCTCCGCACCTGA
- a CDS encoding branched-chain amino acid ABC transporter permease: protein MEEIFGIPTPLLFGQLLLGLINGAFYALLSLGLAVIFGMLNVINFTHGAQFMMGAFVAWMLLNYLGIGYWGALILAPLIVGITGVILERTMIARLYKLDHLYGLLLTFGVGLIIEGLFRNEFGSSGLPYRIPPELTGAWDLGFMFMPIYRGWVVVVAVVMCLATWLVIEKTKIGSYLRAATENPALVQAFGINVPRMMTLTYGAGVALAAFAGVLAAPIYSVNPQMGSNLIIIVFAVVVIGGMGSILGSVITGFGLGVVEGLTKVFYPEASSTVIFVVMAIVLLARPAGLFGRS, encoded by the coding sequence ATGGAAGAGATTTTCGGCATTCCCACGCCGCTGCTGTTCGGGCAGTTGCTGCTGGGCCTCATCAACGGGGCCTTTTATGCGCTGCTCTCGCTCGGGCTTGCCGTGATCTTCGGCATGCTGAATGTGATCAACTTCACCCATGGCGCGCAGTTCATGATGGGCGCCTTCGTCGCCTGGATGCTGCTGAACTATCTGGGCATCGGCTATTGGGGGGCGCTGATCCTGGCGCCGCTGATCGTGGGGATCACGGGGGTCATCCTCGAACGCACCATGATCGCCCGATTGTACAAGCTCGATCACCTCTATGGCCTGTTATTGACCTTCGGCGTCGGCCTCATCATCGAGGGGCTGTTCCGCAATGAATTCGGCTCCTCCGGCCTGCCCTACCGCATCCCGCCGGAACTGACCGGCGCCTGGGATCTGGGCTTCATGTTCATGCCGATCTATCGCGGCTGGGTCGTCGTCGTGGCGGTGGTGATGTGCCTGGCCACCTGGCTGGTCATCGAGAAGACCAAGATCGGCTCCTACCTGCGGGCCGCGACCGAGAATCCGGCGCTGGTGCAGGCCTTCGGCATCAATGTGCCGCGAATGATGACGCTGACCTATGGCGCGGGTGTGGCACTCGCCGCCTTCGCGGGGGTGCTGGCGGCCCCCATCTATTCGGTGAACCCGCAGATGGGCAGCAACCTGATCATCATCGTCTTCGCCGTCGTCGTCATCGGCGGCATGGGCTCCATCCTCGGCTCGGTCATCACCGGCTTCGGGCTGGGCGTCGTCGAGGGGCTGACCAAAGTGTTTTATCCGGAGGCGTCATCCACTGTGATCTTCGTCGTCATGGCGATCGTGTTGCTGGCGCGCCCCGCCGGCCTGTTCGGGAGGAGCTGA
- a CDS encoding branched-chain amino acid ABC transporter permease gives MAAPGGFSGTDFKQEEGVFLGFSKAQLLAFLAMVAFIAISPFFLYPVFLMKLLCFALFACAFNLLIGYVGLLSFGHAAYFGMGGYLAGHAAKVWGLSPELSILIGGAVGAMLGLVIGWIAIRRQGIYFAMITLAFAQMVYFFCVQAPFTGGEDGIQSIPRGKFLGIVDLSPDLSMYWMTAGIFLIGFLLIHRIVHSPFGMVLKSIRENEPRATSLGYRTDDYKLMAFILSAGLAGVAGGLKSIVFGIATLTDVFWTMSGEVVLMSLVGGLGTIFGPVVGAAVIITMQNYLAEFGAWVTVIQGVIFVLCVLAFRRGVVGEIGNWLRVRL, from the coding sequence ATGGCGGCTCCCGGCGGTTTCAGCGGCACGGATTTCAAGCAGGAGGAAGGCGTCTTCCTCGGCTTCTCCAAGGCCCAGCTCCTGGCCTTCCTCGCGATGGTCGCGTTCATCGCGATCAGCCCCTTCTTCCTCTATCCCGTCTTCCTGATGAAGCTCCTGTGCTTCGCGCTGTTCGCCTGCGCCTTCAACCTGCTGATCGGCTATGTCGGCCTGCTGAGCTTCGGGCATGCGGCGTATTTCGGCATGGGCGGCTACCTGGCCGGCCATGCGGCGAAGGTCTGGGGTCTCTCGCCCGAGCTTTCGATCCTCATCGGCGGCGCGGTGGGGGCCATGCTCGGCCTGGTCATCGGCTGGATCGCCATCCGGCGGCAGGGCATCTACTTCGCCATGATCACGCTGGCCTTCGCCCAGATGGTCTATTTCTTCTGCGTCCAGGCGCCCTTCACAGGCGGTGAGGACGGCATCCAGTCCATCCCGCGCGGCAAGTTCCTGGGCATCGTGGACCTCAGCCCGGATCTGAGCATGTACTGGATGACGGCGGGGATCTTCCTAATCGGCTTCCTGCTGATTCACCGGATCGTGCATTCGCCCTTCGGCATGGTGCTGAAATCCATCCGCGAGAATGAGCCCCGCGCCACCTCGCTCGGCTACCGGACGGATGACTACAAGCTGATGGCCTTCATCCTCTCAGCCGGCCTGGCGGGCGTGGCGGGCGGGCTGAAATCCATCGTCTTTGGCATCGCAACGCTGACGGATGTCTTCTGGACGATGTCGGGTGAGGTGGTGCTGATGTCGCTGGTGGGGGGGCTCGGCACCATCTTCGGGCCGGTGGTGGGGGCCGCGGTCATCATCACCATGCAGAACTACCTGGCCGAATTCGGCGCCTGGGTGACCGTGATCCAGGGCGTCATCTTCGTACTCTGCGTGCTGGCCTTCCGCCGCGGCGTGGTGGGTGAGATCGGCAACTGGTTGCGCGTTCGCCTCTGA
- a CDS encoding Flp family type IVb pilin — MLADLRQRLIHRDEMTSLEYGLVAAFVAMAMIAAIPGLAAAISAAAENLSARFA, encoded by the coding sequence ATGCTCGCCGATCTGCGCCAGAGGCTCATCCATCGGGATGAAATGACGTCGCTTGAATATGGATTGGTCGCAGCCTTCGTCGCCATGGCGATGATCGCGGCCATCCCTGGCCTTGCAGCAGCCATTTCCGCGGCCGCCGAGAATCTTTCCGCACGCTTCGCCTGA
- a CDS encoding NAD-dependent epimerase/dehydratase family protein yields the protein MSSYVVTGGAGFIGSHLTEALLRAGHGVRVVDDLSTGRRDALDPAVEFIDGDVTDLAVMRKAVAGAAGIFHLAAITSDTRCRDDWSVAHRVNQGGTVAVFDAAREAGGLPVCYASSAAVYGDQGSRAIQEGAKLRPRGSLGADKLGSEHHGAVAFAQHGVPNLGLRMFHIYGPRRGNALGHRDVVSIFAERILAGQVITLHGDGQQCRDFVHVADVVRHFFAGMQMLQMHPQTMVLNLCTGRGTTIRGLADALGIAGARIPLVQFGPARPGDLRALLGDPNEAIHVLGVEAGIELESGLRSLFPAPPPSALEWARRAPMPRMEAEAATRTQSPRRAGAGLAVHSA from the coding sequence ATGTCCAGTTATGTCGTCACCGGCGGCGCCGGTTTCATCGGAAGCCATCTGACCGAGGCCCTGTTGCGCGCCGGCCATGGCGTCCGCGTCGTGGATGATCTCTCCACCGGGCGGCGTGACGCGCTGGACCCCGCCGTGGAGTTCATCGATGGCGACGTCACGGACCTGGCCGTCATGCGAAAGGCCGTTGCGGGTGCCGCGGGCATTTTCCACCTGGCCGCCATCACCTCGGACACGCGCTGCCGCGACGACTGGTCGGTGGCGCACCGGGTCAACCAGGGCGGAACGGTCGCGGTGTTTGACGCCGCGCGCGAAGCGGGTGGCTTGCCCGTCTGCTACGCATCCTCCGCGGCGGTATATGGAGACCAGGGCAGCCGGGCCATCCAGGAAGGTGCGAAGCTCCGCCCACGCGGCAGCCTGGGCGCCGACAAGCTGGGCTCCGAGCATCATGGCGCGGTGGCCTTCGCCCAGCATGGCGTGCCGAATCTGGGCCTGCGCATGTTCCATATCTATGGCCCCCGCCGCGGCAACGCCCTGGGCCACCGCGATGTGGTCTCCATCTTCGCCGAGCGCATCCTGGCCGGCCAGGTGATCACCCTGCACGGGGATGGCCAGCAATGCCGGGATTTCGTGCATGTCGCGGATGTCGTGCGGCATTTCTTCGCGGGCATGCAGATGCTGCAGATGCACCCCCAGACGATGGTCCTGAACCTGTGCACCGGCCGCGGCACGACCATCCGTGGCCTGGCCGACGCGCTGGGCATCGCCGGGGCGCGCATTCCCCTGGTGCAGTTCGGCCCCGCCCGTCCTGGCGATCTGCGTGCCCTGCTCGGCGATCCGAATGAGGCGATCCATGTGCTGGGCGTCGAGGCCGGGATCGAGCTGGAAAGCGGCCTGAGAAGCCTGTTCCCCGCACCGCCGCCCTCGGCGCTGGAATGGGCCCGCCGCGCGCCGATGCCACGCATGGAGGCCGAGGCGGCCACGCGAACCCAATCACCCCGGCGTGCCGGAGCCGGCCTCGCGGTTCATTCCGCGTAA
- a CDS encoding globin family protein — MTPDQIILVQQSFQQVEAIRETAAKLFYARLWEIDPSTAPLFEKSDMGLQGHKLMAALALVVSGLSNPESVIPVAQDMARRHVAYGVTRRQYASVGAALLWTLGQGLGAGFTPDVEAAWTAAYELLAAIMTEAAYAE, encoded by the coding sequence ATGACGCCGGACCAGATCATCCTCGTGCAGCAGAGTTTTCAGCAGGTCGAGGCCATCAGGGAAACCGCGGCGAAACTGTTTTATGCCAGGCTTTGGGAGATTGACCCTTCCACCGCGCCGCTCTTTGAAAAGAGCGATATGGGCCTGCAGGGCCATAAGCTGATGGCGGCGCTGGCGCTGGTCGTGAGCGGCCTGAGCAACCCGGAGTCCGTCATTCCGGTGGCGCAGGACATGGCGCGCCGGCATGTCGCCTACGGCGTGACCAGGCGCCAATATGCGAGCGTCGGTGCCGCCTTGCTCTGGACGCTTGGCCAGGGCCTGGGCGCCGGCTTCACGCCGGATGTCGAGGCCGCCTGGACCGCCGCCTACGAACTGCTCGCCGCCATCATGACCGAGGCCGCTTACGCGGAATGA
- a CDS encoding Lrp/AsnC family transcriptional regulator has translation MAESSKITLDAADRRILRALQRDGRMPITALAEAVGLSATPCQRRIKRLEEAGVIAGYAARVSAVRVGLPLQAFVQVALESHSEEVAERFHTALAARPEVIAAYTMSGEMDYLLHVLAPDMEAFGDFATRGLLRMPGVKETRSSFVLATLKEAGEVPV, from the coding sequence ATGGCGGAATCCAGCAAGATCACCCTCGATGCGGCAGACCGGCGCATCCTGCGCGCGTTGCAGCGTGATGGCCGCATGCCGATCACCGCCCTGGCGGAAGCGGTCGGGCTTTCCGCGACACCCTGCCAGCGCCGCATCAAGCGCCTGGAGGAGGCGGGCGTCATCGCCGGCTATGCCGCGCGCGTCAGTGCCGTGCGGGTGGGCCTGCCGCTGCAGGCCTTCGTGCAGGTGGCGCTGGAAAGCCATTCCGAGGAGGTGGCCGAGCGCTTTCACACCGCCCTGGCTGCCCGGCCCGAAGTCATCGCCGCCTACACGATGAGCGGCGAGATGGACTATCTGCTGCATGTCCTGGCGCCGGACATGGAGGCCTTCGGGGATTTCGCCACGCGTGGCCTGCTTCGCATGCCCGGCGTCAAGGAAACCCGCAGCAGCTTCGTCCTGGCCACGCTGAAGGAAGCGGGGGAGGTGCCCGTCTGA